One Zonotrichia albicollis isolate bZonAlb1 chromosome 25, bZonAlb1.hap1, whole genome shotgun sequence genomic window carries:
- the LOC102072273 gene encoding ATP-dependent RNA helicase DDX19B isoform X1, protein MATDSWALAVDEQEAAAESLSTLHLKDEKTKPDANGAVVKADDNVEKSEDEEKEDRAAQSLLNKLIRSNLVDTTNQVEVLQRDPTSPLYSVKSFEELRLKPQLLQGVYAMGFNRPSKIQENALPMMLAEPPQNLIAQSQSGTGKTAAFVLAMLSRVEPGNKYPQCLCLSPTYELALQTGKVIEQMGNFYPELKLAYAVRGNKLERGQKISEQIVIGTPGTVLDWCSKLKFIDPKKIKVFVLDEADVMIATQGHQDQSIRIQRMLPRDCQMLLFSATFEDSVWKFAQKVVPDPNIIKLKREEETLDTIKQYYVLCNNRDEKFRALCNIYGAITIAQAMIFCHTRKTAGWLAAELSREGHQVALLSGEMMVEQRAAVIERFREGKEKVLVTTNVCARGIDVEQVSVVINFDLPVDKDGNPDNETYLHRIGRTGRFGKRGLAINMVDSKHSMNILNRIQEHFNKKINKLDTDDLDEIEKINN, encoded by the exons ATGGCCACCGACTCGTGGGCCCTGGCCGTGGACGAGCAGGAGGCGGCGGCCGAGTCG TTGAGCACTTTACATCTGAAGgatgaaaaaaccaaaccagatgCCAATG GTGCCGTTGTCAAGGCAGATGACAATGTGGAGAAGTCGGAGGATGAGGAGAAGG AGGACAGAGCTGCCCAGTCCTTGCTGAACAAGCTGATCCGCAGTAACCTGGTTGACACCACAAATCAGGTGGAGGTGCTGCAGAGGGACCCCACATCACCCCTCTACTCTGTCAAGTCTTTCGAGGAGCTGCGCCT gAAACCACAGCTCCTGCAAGGAGTCTATGCCATGGGCTTCAACAGACCATCTAAAATCCAAGAGAATGCCCTGCCCATGATGCTTGCTGAACC cccgCAGAACCTCATCGCGCAGTCGCAGTCCGGTACCGGCAAGACAGCTGCCTTCGTGCTGGCCATGCTCAGCAGGGTTGAGCCCGGGAACAAGTATCCACAG TGTTTGTGCCTTTCCCCAACATACGAGCTGGCACTTCAAACAGGAAAAGTGATTGAACAGATGGGGAACTTCTACCCAGAGCTGAAACTTGCGTATGCTGTCCGAGGCAACAAAC TGGAGAGAGGGCAGAAGATCTCGGAGCAGATCGTCATCGGCACGCCCGGCACCGTGCTGGACTGGTGTTCCAAACTGAAATTCATCGATCCCAAGAAGATCAAGGTGTTTGTGTTGGATGAGGCAGATGTGATGATCGCCACCCAGGGCCACCAGGACCAGAGCATCCGCATTCAGAG aATGCTCCCCAGGGACTGCCAGATGCTCCTGTTTTCAGCCACTTTTGAGGATTCTGTGTGGAAGTTTGCTCAAAAAGTTGTTCCTGACCCAAACATTATCAAACTGAAGCGTGAGGAGGAGACCCTGGACACCATCAAGCAGTACTATGTGCTGTGCAATAACAGGGATGAGAAGTTCCGGGCTCTCTGTAACATCTACGGGGCCATCACCATCGCCCAGGCCATGATCTTCTGCCAT ACTCGGAAGACGGCGGGGTGGCTGGCGGCCGAGCTGTCCCGGGAGGGCCACCAGGTGGCGCTGCTCAGCGGGGAGATGATGGTGGAGCAGAGGGCGGCCGTCATCGAGCGCTTCCGCGAGGGCAAGGAGAAGGTGCTGGTGACCACAAACGTCTGTGCCAGAG GGATTGATGTGGAGCAGGTGTCTGTGGTTATCAATTTTGACCTGCCTGTGGATAAGGATGGCAATCCAGACAACGAGACCTACCTGCACCGCATCGGCCGCACCGGCCGCTTCGGCAAGCGAGGGCTGGCCATTAACATGGTGGACAGCAAGCACAGCATGAACATCCTCAACAGAATCCAGGAACATTTCA ACAAAAAGATAAACAAATTGGATACCGATGACTTGGATGAAATTGAGAAGATAAATAACTGA